One genomic region from Ralstonia pickettii DTP0602 encodes:
- a CDS encoding flagellar biosynthesis protein FlhE (K03516: flhE; flagellar protein FlhE) — translation MRVLVGAVRGACLMLAAVSCCAWAAQDGGTRHAWIGSVNGPALYGRGQRVVSPPIQPTGVLPQSEGVITSVRWRYSFAKTPPVELQAYLCNAQRCVLLPQAEGKTDAFSGDDATKGFVFAFRVPGQGGLVPVLQGKSNEVVVGFR, via the coding sequence ATGCGGGTGTTGGTCGGCGCCGTGCGCGGCGCTTGCTTGATGCTTGCCGCAGTGTCGTGTTGCGCATGGGCTGCGCAGGATGGCGGAACCCGTCATGCGTGGATCGGTTCGGTCAATGGCCCCGCGCTATACGGCCGCGGGCAGCGTGTAGTGTCGCCGCCGATCCAACCCACCGGGGTGTTACCCCAGTCCGAAGGCGTCATTACTTCCGTGCGCTGGCGCTACAGCTTTGCCAAGACGCCACCTGTGGAACTGCAGGCGTATCTCTGCAATGCGCAGCGCTGCGTGTTGCTGCCGCAGGCCGAAGGGAAGACGGATGCGTTCTCCGGGGATGACGCGACCAAGGGTTTTGTGTTTGCGTTCCGGGTGCCGGGGCAGGGGGGCCTGGTGCCGGTGTTGCAGGGCAAGAGTAATGAGGTCGTGGTGGGGTTTCGGTAG
- the flgF gene encoding flagellar basal body rod protein FlgF (FlgF, with FlgB and C, makes up the proximal portion of the flagellar basal body rod~K02391: flgF; flagellar basal-body rod protein FlgF): protein MDRMIYTALSGAKQILDQQAAVSNNLANVSTPAFRAQVNLYRAVPVVGPEAGTRAFTLASTPGADMRAGPLTYTGRALDVALQGNGWLVVQTPDGGEAYTRAGALQVSQDGQVQTITGLPVMGDGGPLAVPPGSQVSIGTDGTITARGPGEASAGLAQVGRLRVVNPPNEAIARGDDGLFRLRAGAQALEADPTVRVISGALEGSNVNPTEAMVEMIANARRFEMQMKMIQGADSNDQRANQLLSTN, encoded by the coding sequence ATGGACCGCATGATCTACACCGCCCTGTCGGGCGCCAAGCAGATACTCGACCAGCAAGCGGCGGTATCGAACAACCTGGCCAACGTCTCGACCCCGGCCTTCCGCGCGCAGGTCAACCTGTACCGCGCGGTGCCGGTGGTCGGGCCGGAGGCCGGCACGCGCGCCTTCACGCTGGCGTCGACGCCGGGCGCCGACATGCGCGCCGGCCCGCTGACCTACACCGGCCGCGCGCTCGACGTGGCGCTGCAGGGCAACGGCTGGCTGGTGGTGCAGACGCCCGACGGCGGCGAGGCCTACACCCGCGCCGGCGCGCTGCAGGTGTCGCAGGACGGGCAGGTGCAGACCATCACCGGGCTGCCCGTGATGGGCGATGGCGGTCCGCTGGCGGTGCCGCCGGGCTCGCAGGTGAGCATCGGCACCGATGGCACCATCACCGCGCGCGGCCCGGGCGAAGCCTCGGCAGGTCTCGCGCAAGTGGGCCGGTTGCGCGTGGTCAACCCGCCCAACGAGGCCATCGCGCGCGGCGATGACGGCCTGTTCCGCCTGCGCGCCGGCGCGCAGGCGCTGGAAGCCGATCCCACCGTGCGCGTGATCTCGGGCGCGCTGGAAGGCAGCAACGTCAATCCGACCGAAGCAATGGTCGAGATGATCGCCAATGCCCGCCGCTTCGAGATGCAGATGAAGATGATCCAGGGCGCGGACAGCAACGACCAGCGCGCCAACCAGCTGCTGTCGACCAACTGA
- the flgE gene encoding flagellar hook protein FlgE (the hook connects flagellar basal body to the flagellar filament~K02390: flgE; flagellar hook protein FlgE) → MGFGQGVSGLNAAASNLDVIGNNIANANTVGYKQSTAQFADVYAGSKIGLGVRVNSVVQSFNQGNIEASGRSLDVAITNGNGFFRMTSPDGAIYYSRNGQFQRQDDGRITNMQGLQVTGYPAGVTAGAGVQPQPLVISNAQMAPQATSTITAKFQLDSRSTVPATPFASAPGTPPTTSMFNYSTAINVYDSLGNKQQLTAYFAKVADAPPPAVPPHPTVPGGTDWNMYVTDANGNMVGGAPFTMAFDNAGALQAPAAGAITLTQPAAGGAQPMAMKLDLTGTTQFGADNDVKQLVQNGYTSGSLLGYSVDSDGTIIGSYSNEQTQKLGQIVMAAFGNVEGLKPEGDNVWSATGSSGQALLGVAGGSMGTLRSNAVEASNVDLSGQLVNLIVAQRNYQANAQTIKAQDTVMQTLVNL, encoded by the coding sequence ATGGGTTTCGGTCAAGGGGTAAGCGGCCTGAACGCCGCCGCGTCCAATCTGGATGTGATTGGCAACAACATCGCCAACGCGAACACGGTTGGCTACAAGCAGTCCACCGCGCAGTTCGCCGACGTCTACGCCGGCAGCAAGATCGGCCTGGGCGTGCGCGTGAACTCGGTGGTGCAGTCGTTCAACCAGGGCAATATCGAGGCCTCCGGCCGCTCGCTGGACGTCGCCATCACCAACGGCAACGGCTTCTTCCGCATGACCAGCCCGGACGGCGCGATCTATTACTCGCGCAACGGCCAGTTCCAGCGCCAGGACGACGGCCGCATCACCAACATGCAGGGCCTGCAGGTCACCGGCTACCCGGCGGGCGTGACCGCCGGCGCTGGCGTGCAGCCCCAGCCGCTGGTGATCAGCAACGCGCAGATGGCGCCGCAGGCCACCAGCACCATCACGGCCAAGTTCCAGCTGGATTCGCGCAGCACGGTGCCGGCCACGCCCTTTGCCAGCGCGCCGGGCACGCCGCCGACCACCAGCATGTTCAACTACAGCACGGCGATCAACGTCTATGACTCGCTGGGCAACAAGCAGCAGCTGACGGCGTACTTCGCCAAGGTCGCGGACGCACCCCCGCCCGCGGTCCCGCCGCACCCGACGGTTCCCGGTGGCACCGACTGGAACATGTACGTGACCGATGCCAACGGCAATATGGTCGGTGGCGCGCCGTTCACGATGGCGTTCGACAACGCCGGCGCACTGCAAGCGCCCGCGGCCGGCGCCATCACGCTGACGCAGCCGGCCGCCGGTGGCGCGCAACCGATGGCCATGAAGCTGGACCTGACCGGCACTACGCAGTTCGGCGCCGACAACGACGTCAAGCAGCTGGTCCAGAACGGCTACACCTCGGGCAGCCTGCTGGGCTACTCCGTGGATTCGGACGGCACCATCATCGGCAGCTACTCCAACGAGCAGACCCAGAAGCTGGGCCAGATCGTGATGGCCGCGTTCGGCAACGTCGAAGGCCTGAAGCCGGAAGGCGACAACGTCTGGTCCGCTACCGGCTCCTCGGGCCAGGCCCTGCTGGGCGTGGCCGGCGGCAGCATGGGCACGCTGCGCTCGAACGCGGTGGAAGCCTCCAACGTGGACCTGTCCGGCCAGCTGGTCAACCTGATCGTGGCGCAGCGCAACTACCAGGCCAACGCGCAGACCATCAAGGCGCAGGACACGGTCATGCAGACCCTGGTCAACCTGTGA
- a CDS encoding negative regulator of flagellin synthesis (K02398: flgM; negative regulator of flagellin synthesis FlgM) — MKINHSTSSRPADAPAGDAAARPQAAPASAAAPSAGLSVSPLAAQVREISARLTQETDDDIDTAKVEEIRQAIAEGRIKIDPGKIADGLLATLRELGQADPT, encoded by the coding sequence GTGAAGATCAACCACTCCACCTCGTCCCGGCCCGCCGACGCTCCCGCGGGCGACGCCGCCGCCCGGCCCCAGGCCGCGCCGGCCAGCGCCGCCGCGCCGTCCGCCGGCCTGAGCGTCAGCCCGCTGGCCGCCCAGGTGCGCGAGATCAGCGCCCGCCTGACGCAGGAAACCGACGACGATATCGATACCGCCAAGGTCGAAGAGATCCGCCAGGCCATTGCCGAAGGCCGGATCAAGATCGACCCGGGCAAGATTGCCGACGGCCTGCTCGCCACCCTGCGCGAGCTCGGCCAGGCCGACCCGACCTAG
- a CDS encoding flagellar basal body rod protein FlgC (K02388: flgC; flagellar basal-body rod protein FlgC) → MPAMNIFDVAGSAMAAQSQRMNVTASNLANADSVVSPDGQAYRAKQVVFGMAPTPGQTDVGGVQVAGVTEDPSPPRMVHNPTHPMANAQGYVVMPNVNPVEEMVNMISASRSYQANVEVLNTAKNMMLKTLTIGQ, encoded by the coding sequence ATGCCGGCAATGAACATCTTCGACGTCGCGGGTTCGGCCATGGCCGCGCAGTCGCAGCGCATGAACGTGACCGCGTCCAACCTGGCCAACGCCGACAGCGTGGTCAGCCCAGACGGGCAGGCCTACCGTGCCAAGCAGGTCGTGTTCGGCATGGCGCCGACACCCGGCCAGACCGACGTGGGCGGCGTGCAGGTAGCCGGCGTCACCGAAGACCCGTCGCCGCCGCGCATGGTGCACAACCCTACGCACCCGATGGCCAACGCCCAGGGCTACGTGGTGATGCCCAACGTCAACCCGGTGGAAGAGATGGTCAACATGATCTCGGCCTCGCGCTCCTACCAGGCTAACGTCGAAGTGCTCAACACCGCCAAGAACATGATGCTCAAGACGCTGACGATCGGCCAGTGA
- the flgG gene encoding flagellar basal body rod protein FlgG (makes up the distal portion of the flagellar basal body rod~K02392: flgG; flagellar basal-body rod protein FlgG), whose amino-acid sequence MIRSLWIAKTGLDAQQTQMDVISNNLANVSTNGFKRGRAVFEELMYQTIRQPGALSSDQTTLPSGMQLGTGVRPVATERIHTQGNPQQTGNSKDVAIIGQGFFQVALPDGTTAYTRDGSFQVDQNGQLVTSSGFVIQPAITLPANTQTITVARDGTVSVTQPGSSANVQVGQLQLATFMNPAGLESMGENLYVQTDASGAPNTTVPGLNGAGTVQQNYVESSNVNVVEELVSMIQTQRAYEINSKAVQSSDQMLQRLAQLG is encoded by the coding sequence ATGATCCGCTCTCTCTGGATTGCCAAGACCGGCCTAGATGCGCAGCAGACGCAGATGGACGTGATCTCGAACAACCTGGCCAACGTGTCGACCAACGGCTTCAAGCGCGGCCGCGCGGTGTTCGAGGAACTGATGTACCAGACCATCCGCCAGCCCGGCGCGCTGTCGTCGGACCAGACCACGCTGCCCTCGGGCATGCAGCTGGGCACCGGCGTGCGCCCGGTCGCGACCGAGCGCATCCACACGCAAGGCAACCCGCAGCAGACCGGCAATTCCAAGGACGTGGCCATCATCGGCCAGGGCTTCTTCCAGGTGGCGCTGCCCGACGGCACCACCGCCTACACCCGCGACGGCTCGTTCCAGGTCGACCAGAACGGCCAGCTGGTGACCTCCAGCGGCTTCGTGATCCAGCCCGCCATCACCCTCCCGGCCAATACGCAGACGATAACCGTTGCGCGCGACGGCACGGTGTCGGTGACGCAGCCGGGCTCGAGCGCCAACGTGCAGGTGGGGCAGCTGCAGCTGGCCACCTTCATGAACCCGGCCGGCCTGGAAAGCATGGGCGAGAACCTGTATGTGCAGACCGACGCCTCGGGCGCGCCCAATACCACCGTGCCCGGCCTGAACGGCGCCGGCACGGTCCAGCAGAACTACGTCGAGTCCTCCAACGTCAACGTCGTGGAAGAACTGGTCAGCATGATCCAGACGCAGCGCGCGTACGAGATCAACAGCAAGGCCGTGCAGTCGTC
- a CDS encoding flagellar biosynthesis protein FlgB (K02387: flgB; flagellar basal-body rod protein FlgB): MIDRLDAALRFQQEALSLRNQRQSVIASNIAHADTPGYKARDFDFSSTLAQSVERGHRNEGMSLSTTSVRHLPAQAPGREAFDLAYRIPLQSSADGNTVEMDTERVAFADNAVHFESGLTVMNSRIKTMLAAIQQ; encoded by the coding sequence ATGATTGACAGACTCGACGCAGCGCTACGCTTCCAGCAGGAAGCGCTGAGCCTGCGCAACCAGCGGCAGTCGGTGATTGCCTCCAACATCGCGCACGCGGACACGCCCGGCTACAAGGCGCGCGACTTCGATTTCTCGAGCACGCTGGCGCAGAGCGTCGAACGCGGTCATCGCAACGAAGGGATGTCGCTGTCGACCACCTCGGTGCGCCACCTGCCCGCGCAGGCGCCGGGCCGCGAAGCGTTCGACCTGGCCTACCGCATCCCGCTGCAGTCCAGCGCGGACGGCAACACCGTGGAAATGGATACCGAGCGCGTGGCCTTCGCCGACAACGCCGTGCACTTCGAGTCCGGCCTGACGGTGATGAACTCCAGGATCAAGACCATGCTGGCCGCCATCCAACAATAA
- a CDS encoding RNA polymerase sigma70 (K02405: fliA; RNA polymerase sigma factor for flagellar operon FliA) encodes MYTIQGKLEQADVVKAHAQLVRRIALQLAAKLPASVQIDDLIQAGMIGLLDAAKRYEDTHGARFETYASQRIRGAMLDEVRANDWQSRSLRQFTRRIERNQRGLEQKLGRTPLDSEVAEAMEMGLNEYQQLLNEVYGCQLLHYEDFERSGEEDFLDRHLGGSDDGNPLTVLMESGMREALIRAIDRLPEREKLVLSLCYDQELNLREIGAVLDVTESRVCQIRGQAITRLRNQLRGML; translated from the coding sequence ATGTACACGATCCAGGGAAAGCTCGAACAGGCCGATGTGGTCAAGGCGCACGCACAGCTGGTGCGGCGCATCGCCCTGCAACTCGCCGCCAAGCTGCCCGCCAGCGTGCAGATCGACGACCTGATCCAGGCCGGCATGATCGGCCTGCTCGACGCTGCCAAGCGCTATGAAGACACGCACGGCGCGCGCTTCGAGACCTATGCCAGCCAGCGCATCCGCGGTGCCATGCTCGACGAGGTGCGCGCCAACGACTGGCAGTCGCGCAGCCTGCGCCAGTTCACGCGCCGCATCGAACGCAACCAGCGCGGGCTGGAGCAGAAGCTCGGGCGCACGCCGCTGGACTCCGAAGTGGCCGAGGCCATGGAGATGGGGCTAAACGAATACCAGCAACTGCTCAACGAAGTCTATGGTTGCCAGTTGTTGCATTACGAGGATTTCGAACGCTCTGGCGAAGAAGACTTCCTCGATCGCCATCTCGGCGGCAGCGATGACGGCAACCCGCTGACCGTGCTGATGGAAAGCGGCATGCGCGAAGCGCTGATCCGCGCCATCGATCGCCTGCCTGAGCGCGAGAAGCTGGTGCTGTCGCTGTGTTACGACCAGGAGCTGAACCTGCGCGAGATCGGCGCGGTGCTCGATGTGACCGAGTCGCGCGTGTGCCAGATCCGCGGGCAGGCGATTACGCGGTTGCGGAACCAGTTGCGCGGGATGTTGTGA
- a CDS encoding flagellar basal body rod modification protein FlgD (K02389: flgD; flagellar basal-body rod modification protein FlgD) has translation MTTTSSVSSNTQGINDALKSGSASASELQENFLKMLVTQMNNQDPLNPMDNSQLTSQLAQISTVSSMQTMNATLSQLLAQVSASRAMDSAALIGHTVMVPGKQVSVEGGVPGKIGVDLPSTAESVTVDVLDKDGNVVRTIDMKGQTAGVHDIPWDGKNNAGVAVADGDYTFKVTATANGASVQPVALVYGKVQSISGDSTGVLVNLGDGQTANVDDVRRIL, from the coding sequence ATGACAACCACCTCCTCGGTCAGCAGCAACACCCAGGGCATCAATGACGCCCTCAAGAGCGGGAGCGCCAGCGCTTCCGAGCTGCAGGAAAATTTCCTGAAGATGCTCGTCACGCAGATGAACAATCAGGATCCGCTCAACCCGATGGACAACTCGCAGCTGACCTCGCAGCTGGCGCAGATCAGCACGGTGAGCAGCATGCAGACCATGAACGCCACGCTGTCGCAGCTGCTGGCACAGGTCAGCGCCAGCCGCGCGATGGACTCCGCCGCGCTGATCGGCCACACCGTGATGGTGCCGGGCAAGCAGGTTTCGGTCGAGGGCGGCGTGCCGGGCAAGATCGGCGTGGACCTGCCGTCGACCGCCGAATCGGTCACCGTCGACGTGCTGGACAAGGATGGCAACGTGGTGCGCACCATCGACATGAAGGGCCAGACCGCGGGCGTGCACGACATCCCCTGGGACGGCAAGAACAATGCGGGCGTGGCCGTGGCCGACGGCGACTACACCTTCAAGGTCACCGCCACCGCCAACGGCGCCTCGGTGCAGCCGGTGGCACTGGTCTACGGCAAGGTGCAGAGCATCAGCGGCGACTCGACCGGCGTGCTGGTCAATCTCGGCGATGGCCAGACCGCCAACGTCGACGACGTGCGCCGCATTCTCTAA
- a CDS encoding flagellar basal body P-ring biosynthesis protein FlgA (K02386: flgA; flagella basal body P-ring formation protein FlgA): MNPNRRTLRRYLRRHGRSKMQALLTACLLCTAAATGAAPAQVTPVAMQAPAGQAAGAASPFTEDPARVAVERFLLQQTAGLPGKVSVQVAPPSGGRAPDCVAPDPFLPAGASPWGRVSVGVRCGGERPWVRYMQARVSVLTDYYVAARALGPGEPVGHADIEVRQGDLATLPRAVITDPAQLAGAITTNRIAAGSPLRADLLRKAIAVRQGQTVTVAVEGDAFQITSEGKVLADAATGNTVQVRLRNGQVVNGLVRSGDTVVLQ; encoded by the coding sequence ATGAACCCCAACCGCCGCACTCTCCGCCGCTATCTCCGCCGCCATGGCCGCAGCAAGATGCAAGCCCTGCTGACGGCCTGCCTGCTGTGCACCGCCGCGGCCACCGGCGCCGCGCCGGCGCAGGTGACGCCTGTCGCCATGCAGGCGCCGGCCGGCCAGGCCGCCGGCGCTGCCAGCCCCTTTACCGAGGACCCGGCGCGCGTCGCCGTCGAACGCTTCCTGCTGCAGCAGACCGCCGGCCTGCCGGGCAAGGTCAGTGTGCAGGTGGCGCCGCCTTCGGGCGGCCGCGCGCCGGATTGCGTCGCGCCCGATCCCTTCCTGCCCGCCGGCGCATCGCCTTGGGGCCGGGTCTCGGTGGGCGTGCGCTGCGGCGGCGAGCGGCCGTGGGTGCGCTACATGCAGGCGCGCGTCTCGGTGCTGACCGACTATTACGTCGCCGCGCGCGCACTGGGCCCGGGCGAACCGGTCGGCCACGCCGATATCGAAGTGCGCCAGGGCGACCTGGCCACGCTGCCGCGCGCGGTGATCACCGATCCGGCGCAGCTCGCCGGCGCGATCACCACCAACCGCATCGCCGCCGGCTCGCCGCTGCGCGCCGACCTGCTGCGCAAGGCCATCGCCGTGCGCCAGGGCCAGACCGTTACCGTGGCCGTGGAGGGCGACGCCTTCCAGATCACCAGCGAAGGCAAGGTGCTGGCCGACGCTGCCACCGGCAACACCGTGCAGGTGCGCCTGCGCAACGGGCAGGTGGTCAACGGCCTGGTGCGCAGCGGCGACACGGTCGTGCTGCAGTAG
- a CDS encoding flagellar synthesis regulator MotR (K04562: flhG, fleN; flagellar biosynthesis protein FlhG), which yields MDQAESLRRMLAPRTTRRIAVVASERGAGATTVALGLSHALAMQGERVLLLDEDPATARATRLAGAAPAGTLADVQDGRMPLEAAAGAGTSAAVSLLPAGRQRASLDLPASALAAFRSVLVDAAADADGGLSPFAGGAHNVLIVMRPELASITAAYACIKRLHHLYAWRRFHLIVNMAATEAAVQAIMRNLARTAGQYLGVEAICAGWLPADPLVARGLQLGRCVVEAFPAAPATTALRRTAGSIGGWPLRADTPAPAAAPAMA from the coding sequence ATGGACCAGGCTGAAAGCCTGCGCCGGATGCTGGCCCCGCGCACGACCCGCCGCATCGCCGTGGTCGCCAGCGAGCGCGGCGCCGGTGCCACCACGGTGGCACTGGGGCTGTCGCATGCGCTGGCGATGCAGGGCGAACGCGTGCTGCTGCTCGACGAAGACCCGGCTACGGCGCGCGCGACGCGCTTGGCCGGCGCCGCCCCGGCAGGGACCCTCGCCGACGTGCAGGACGGGCGCATGCCGCTGGAAGCCGCCGCGGGCGCGGGTACCAGCGCTGCAGTATCGCTGCTGCCGGCGGGCCGGCAGCGCGCCAGCCTGGACTTGCCGGCGTCGGCGCTGGCCGCCTTTCGCAGCGTGCTGGTCGATGCGGCAGCCGATGCCGACGGTGGGCTGTCGCCATTCGCGGGCGGTGCGCACAACGTGCTGATCGTGATGCGCCCGGAGCTGGCGTCGATCACCGCCGCGTACGCCTGCATCAAGCGCCTGCATCACCTGTACGCATGGCGGCGCTTCCACCTGATCGTCAACATGGCGGCGACCGAAGCCGCCGTGCAGGCGATCATGCGCAACCTGGCGCGCACCGCCGGCCAGTACCTGGGCGTAGAGGCGATCTGCGCGGGCTGGCTGCCGGCCGATCCGCTGGTGGCCCGTGGCTTGCAACTGGGGCGCTGCGTGGTCGAAGCCTTTCCGGCCGCGCCCGCCACCACCGCGCTGCGCCGCACCGCCGGCAGTATCGGCGGCTGGCCGCTGCGCGCCGATACGCCCGCACCTGCCGCGGCGCCCGCGATGGCCTGA
- a CDS encoding flagellar biosynthesis protein FlgN (K02399: flgN; flagella synthesis protein FlgN), with protein MSQSLIQSLQRETEAIQAFGQLLTEERDALKRGDFQSLSELLTRKVELGQALSRQVRAREAQMGAHGLRAGPEGQLLGRQIDPAVAAAWRKLIFAARATRDGNALNGAVISAHLDFTREAIQALRQHGGGDAGLYGKDGKAAAGVGGVSLAAG; from the coding sequence ATGAGCCAGAGCCTGATCCAGTCCCTGCAGCGCGAAACCGAAGCCATCCAGGCCTTCGGCCAACTCCTCACCGAAGAACGCGACGCTCTCAAGCGCGGCGACTTCCAGTCCCTCAGCGAACTGCTGACGCGCAAGGTAGAACTGGGCCAGGCCCTCTCCCGCCAAGTCAGGGCCCGCGAAGCCCAGATGGGCGCGCACGGCCTGCGCGCCGGCCCCGAAGGCCAGTTGCTCGGCCGCCAGATCGACCCGGCAGTCGCCGCCGCCTGGCGCAAGCTCATCTTCGCCGCACGCGCCACGCGCGACGGCAATGCCCTGAACGGCGCCGTCATCAGCGCGCATCTCGACTTCACCCGCGAAGCGATCCAGGCACTGCGCCAGCATGGCGGTGGTGATGCGGGGTTGTATGGGAAGGATGGGAAGGCGGCGGCGGGGGTTGGTGGGGTCAGTCTGGCGGCAGGCTAG